A genomic region of Nocardioides plantarum contains the following coding sequences:
- a CDS encoding ABC transporter substrate-binding protein — MKPLSKTARLGIVAVASTLVFAACGSESDDDNNDADPSAAPSSSSSESTSAAPEDTGRQIYFVDGNTANYTDDFDPGTLEGVKATYPGAELGDDFKERLLGVNKKLKDFTYGPESYDATVVAALAAIAADNDSGTAIGAKMQEVTAGGEKCTDFKTCAGLLADGTDIDYDGVSGPIDLNSTGSPSAATIGIFQYGADNNYKPLDYITGQIPDSTDVKPDQKISGSPKPGDGVLTVGTLLPSSGDLAFLGPPEFAGVDLAVKEINAAGGVLGKDVEQSKADSGDGTPNIAPGEVDKLLADNSDVIVGAASSSVSLSVIDKITQAGVVQISPANTSTAFDTYADSGLYFRTAPSDVLQGQVMASTVIGDGKQNVAILARQDSYGEALAENVKKFYEEAGGTVVSYQLYSPEAANYNAEVQAIAAEDPDAIVLIAFDETKKIIPAFIQAGIGQGS; from the coding sequence ATGAAGCCCCTCAGTAAGACAGCGCGACTCGGGATCGTCGCGGTGGCGAGCACCCTGGTGTTCGCGGCCTGCGGCAGCGAGAGCGACGACGACAACAACGACGCGGACCCGTCGGCGGCCCCGAGCAGCAGCTCGTCCGAGTCGACGTCGGCGGCCCCCGAGGACACCGGTCGACAGATCTACTTCGTCGACGGCAACACGGCCAACTACACCGACGACTTCGACCCCGGCACCCTCGAGGGTGTCAAGGCGACCTACCCCGGTGCCGAGCTCGGTGACGACTTCAAGGAGCGCCTGCTGGGCGTCAACAAGAAACTCAAGGACTTCACCTACGGCCCCGAGTCCTACGACGCCACCGTCGTCGCGGCGCTCGCGGCCATCGCGGCCGACAACGACTCGGGCACCGCGATCGGCGCCAAGATGCAGGAGGTGACCGCCGGCGGTGAGAAGTGCACCGATTTCAAGACGTGCGCCGGCCTGCTCGCCGACGGCACCGACATCGACTACGACGGTGTCTCCGGCCCGATCGACCTCAACTCGACCGGCAGCCCGTCCGCGGCCACGATCGGCATCTTCCAGTACGGCGCCGACAACAACTACAAGCCGCTCGACTACATCACCGGTCAGATCCCCGACTCGACCGACGTCAAGCCCGACCAGAAGATCTCGGGCAGCCCCAAGCCCGGCGACGGTGTCCTGACCGTCGGCACGCTGCTGCCCTCGAGCGGTGACCTCGCCTTCCTCGGGCCCCCGGAGTTCGCGGGTGTCGACCTGGCCGTCAAGGAGATCAACGCCGCTGGTGGCGTCCTGGGCAAGGACGTCGAGCAGTCCAAGGCCGACTCCGGCGACGGAACCCCCAACATCGCCCCCGGCGAGGTCGACAAGCTGCTCGCCGACAACTCCGACGTCATCGTCGGTGCGGCGTCCTCCTCGGTGTCGCTCTCGGTGATCGACAAGATCACCCAGGCCGGCGTCGTGCAGATCTCGCCCGCCAACACCTCGACGGCGTTCGACACCTACGCCGACAGCGGTCTCTACTTCCGCACCGCTCCGTCCGACGTCCTCCAGGGCCAGGTCATGGCCTCCACGGTCATCGGTGACGGCAAGCAGAACGTCGCGATCCTGGCCCGCCAGGACTCCTACGGCGAGGCGCTGGCCGAGAACGTGAAGAAGTTCTACGAGGAGGCCGGTGGCACCGTGGTGTCCTACCAGCTCTACTCGCCCGAGGCGGCCAA
- a CDS encoding ANTAR domain-containing response regulator: MTDAPTTSSSTRTVVIAEDETLIRMDLAEMLTEEGYDVVGQAGDGARAIELATELRPDLVILDVKMPVLDGIAAAEAIAAKRIAPVVILTAFSQRDLVERARDAGAMAYLVKPFTQSDLVPAIEMALSRFAELSQLETEVSDLQDRLETRKSVDRAKGILQQQLQLSEPDAFRWIQKTAMDLRLSMREVAEGVVTHGVPGRSTP, encoded by the coding sequence GTGACCGACGCCCCGACCACCTCCAGCTCGACCCGCACGGTCGTGATCGCCGAGGACGAGACCCTCATCCGGATGGACCTCGCCGAGATGCTCACCGAGGAGGGCTACGACGTCGTCGGCCAGGCCGGTGACGGCGCCCGGGCGATCGAGCTGGCGACCGAGCTGCGGCCCGACCTGGTGATCCTCGACGTCAAGATGCCGGTGCTCGACGGGATCGCGGCCGCGGAGGCGATCGCGGCCAAGCGGATCGCACCGGTCGTCATCCTCACCGCGTTCAGCCAGCGCGACCTCGTCGAGCGCGCGCGCGACGCCGGCGCCATGGCCTACCTGGTCAAGCCGTTCACCCAGTCCGACCTGGTGCCCGCGATCGAGATGGCCCTCTCGCGGTTCGCCGAGCTGTCCCAGCTCGAGACCGAGGTCTCCGACCTGCAGGACCGGCTGGAGACCCGCAAGTCGGTCGACCGGGCCAAGGGGATCCTGCAGCAGCAGCTCCAGCTCTCCGAGCCCGACGCGTTCCGCTGGATCCAGAAGACCGCGATGGACCTGCGGCTCTCGATGCGCGAGGTCGCCGAGGGCGTCGTCACCCACGGCGTCCCCGGCCGCTCGACCCCCTGA
- the pyk gene encoding pyruvate kinase encodes MRRAKIVCTLGPATSSERRIRELVYAGMDVARLNMSHGSHEVHAETYRLVREAADASGHGVGIFADLQGPKIRLATFAEGHAILHRGQRWTITTREVPGDGLVAGTTYAGLPGDVNPGDPILIDDGKIRLRVVGVEGTEVETEVLVGGPVSNHKGINLPGVAVSVPAMSEKDIADLRFALALGVDFIALSFVRDAKDAEDVRAIMREEGNMLPVIAKIEKPQAIDNLDEVIEAFDGFMVARGDLAVECPLEDVPFLQKKIVHKARLNAKPVIVATQMLESMITSAAPTRAEASDVANAVLDGADAVMLSGETSVGDHPIHTVETMARIISSTEDHALEAVESGRFTAIEWDPHTGGGVIAKAAEEVAARVGAKYVVAFTQSGDSARRLARIRSAIPVLAFTPENRVRSQLALTWGVETFRTQSVDHTDEMVRQVDEQLLAIGRVQEGDLVVIVAGSPPGIPGSTNALRIHRMGDAINEVAPAYRRQS; translated from the coding sequence GTGCGAAGAGCAAAGATCGTGTGCACCCTGGGTCCGGCCACCAGCTCCGAGAGGCGGATCCGTGAACTCGTCTACGCCGGGATGGACGTCGCCCGGCTCAACATGAGTCACGGGTCCCACGAGGTGCACGCCGAGACCTACCGGCTGGTGCGCGAGGCCGCTGACGCCTCGGGCCACGGCGTCGGCATCTTCGCCGACCTGCAGGGACCCAAGATCCGGTTGGCGACGTTCGCCGAGGGTCACGCGATCCTCCACCGCGGACAGCGTTGGACCATCACCACGCGCGAGGTGCCCGGCGACGGGCTCGTCGCCGGGACGACGTACGCCGGGCTGCCCGGCGACGTCAACCCGGGCGACCCGATCCTCATCGACGACGGCAAGATCCGGCTGCGGGTCGTCGGCGTCGAGGGCACCGAGGTCGAGACCGAGGTGCTGGTGGGCGGACCGGTGAGCAACCACAAGGGCATCAACCTGCCCGGGGTCGCCGTCTCCGTGCCGGCCATGTCCGAGAAGGACATCGCCGACCTGCGCTTCGCCCTGGCGCTCGGCGTCGACTTCATCGCGCTGAGCTTCGTGCGCGACGCCAAGGACGCCGAGGACGTGCGCGCGATCATGCGCGAGGAGGGCAACATGCTCCCCGTCATCGCCAAGATCGAGAAGCCCCAGGCCATCGACAACCTCGACGAGGTCATCGAGGCCTTCGACGGCTTCATGGTCGCCCGCGGCGACCTGGCCGTGGAGTGCCCGCTCGAGGACGTGCCGTTCCTGCAGAAGAAGATCGTCCACAAGGCGCGGCTCAACGCCAAGCCGGTCATCGTGGCGACGCAGATGCTCGAGTCGATGATCACCAGCGCGGCCCCGACCCGCGCCGAGGCCAGCGACGTCGCCAACGCGGTGCTCGACGGTGCCGACGCGGTGATGCTCTCGGGCGAGACCAGCGTGGGCGACCACCCGATCCACACGGTCGAGACGATGGCGCGCATCATCTCCTCGACCGAGGACCACGCGCTCGAGGCCGTCGAGTCGGGACGCTTCACCGCGATCGAGTGGGACCCCCACACCGGTGGCGGCGTGATCGCCAAGGCGGCCGAGGAGGTCGCCGCCCGCGTGGGCGCCAAGTACGTCGTCGCCTTCACCCAGAGCGGCGACTCGGCCCGCCGGCTGGCGCGCATCCGCAGCGCCATCCCGGTCCTGGCCTTCACCCCCGAGAACCGGGTGCGCTCCCAGCTGGCCCTCACCTGGGGTGTCGAGACGTTCCGCACCCAGAGCGTCGACCACACCGACGAGATGGTGCGTCAGGTCGACGAGCAGCTGCTGGCCATCGGCCGTGTCCAGGAGGGCGACCTCGTGGTCATCGTCGCCGGCAGCCCGCCGGGCATCCCCGGTTCGACCAACGCGCTGCGCATCCACCGGATGGGCGACGCCATCAACGAGGTCGCCCCGGCCTACCGCCGCCAGTCCTGA
- a CDS encoding glutamate synthase subunit beta, translating to MADPRGFLKDGRQVAERRPVEERVQDWNEVYPGSAGRALLPIITEQAGRCMDCGIPFCHSGCPLGNIIPEWNDLVWRDDWEGAIERLHATNNFPEFTGRLCPAPCETACVLGINQDPVTIKNVEVSIIDKAWDSGLVRPQAPEWLSGRTVAVIGSGPAGLAAAQQLTRAGHTVAVYERADKIGGLLRYGIPEFKMEKQHLDRRLAQMKREGTVFRAGVEVGSEESGLTGEQLRERYDAVVLAMGATQARDLPVPGRELGGIHQAMEFLPQANRAAVGDAPTLDGSEQILATGKNVVIIGGGDTGADCLGTSTRHGAASITQLEIMPEPPTSRPAGQPWPTYPMTFKVSSAHEEAGERVYAVSTKEFRGDDEGNVRALLIVDVVFEGGRLTEIEGTEREIPAELVLFAMGFVGPEKAGLVEQLGVDLDERGNVARDRSYQTSVPGVFSAGDVGRGQSLIVWAIAEGRAAAAAVDVFLTGSTTLPSPILPTARPLVV from the coding sequence ATGGCTGATCCGAGAGGTTTTCTGAAGGACGGCCGCCAGGTCGCCGAGCGTCGCCCGGTCGAGGAGCGCGTCCAGGACTGGAACGAGGTCTACCCCGGCTCGGCCGGTCGGGCCCTGCTGCCGATCATCACCGAGCAGGCCGGACGCTGCATGGACTGCGGCATCCCGTTCTGCCACTCGGGCTGCCCGCTCGGCAACATCATCCCCGAGTGGAACGACCTGGTCTGGCGCGACGACTGGGAGGGGGCGATCGAGCGGCTCCACGCCACCAACAACTTCCCGGAGTTCACCGGGCGGCTGTGCCCGGCGCCGTGCGAGACGGCCTGCGTGCTCGGGATCAACCAGGACCCCGTGACCATCAAGAACGTCGAGGTCTCGATCATCGACAAGGCCTGGGACTCCGGACTGGTCCGGCCGCAGGCACCCGAGTGGCTCTCGGGCCGCACGGTCGCGGTGATCGGCTCCGGCCCGGCCGGCCTGGCCGCCGCCCAGCAGCTCACCCGCGCCGGCCACACGGTCGCCGTCTACGAGCGCGCCGACAAGATCGGCGGCCTGCTGCGCTACGGGATCCCCGAGTTCAAGATGGAGAAGCAGCACCTCGACCGGCGCCTGGCGCAGATGAAGCGCGAGGGCACCGTCTTCCGGGCCGGCGTCGAGGTGGGCTCCGAGGAGTCCGGGCTGACCGGTGAGCAGCTGCGCGAGCGCTACGACGCCGTCGTGCTCGCGATGGGCGCGACCCAGGCCCGCGACCTGCCGGTGCCCGGGCGCGAGCTCGGCGGGATCCACCAGGCCATGGAGTTCCTGCCCCAGGCCAACCGCGCGGCCGTGGGCGACGCCCCGACCCTCGACGGGTCCGAGCAGATCCTGGCCACCGGCAAGAACGTCGTCATCATCGGCGGCGGTGACACCGGGGCCGACTGCCTGGGCACCTCCACGCGCCACGGTGCCGCGTCGATCACGCAGCTCGAGATCATGCCCGAGCCCCCGACGTCGCGCCCGGCCGGACAGCCGTGGCCGACGTACCCGATGACGTTCAAGGTCTCCTCGGCCCACGAGGAGGCCGGCGAGCGGGTCTACGCCGTGTCCACCAAGGAGTTCCGCGGCGACGACGAGGGCAACGTGCGTGCGCTGCTCATCGTCGACGTGGTCTTCGAGGGCGGCAGGCTGACCGAGATCGAGGGGACCGAGCGCGAGATCCCTGCCGAGCTCGTGCTCTTCGCCATGGGCTTCGTCGGCCCCGAGAAGGCTGGCCTGGTCGAGCAGCTCGGCGTCGACCTCGACGAGCGCGGCAACGTCGCGCGCGACCGCTCCTACCAGACGTCGGTGCCGGGCGTGTTCTCGGCGGGCGACGTCGGCCGGGGGCAGTCGCTCATCGTCTGGGCCATCGCCGAGGGTCGCGCCGCGGCCGCGGCCGTCGACGTCTTCCTCACCGGCTCGACGACCCTGCCCTCGCCGATCCTCCCCACGGCCCGCCCCCTGGTCGTCTGA
- the gltB gene encoding glutamate synthase large subunit — protein MPYEHAFPPAQGLYDPAAEHDACGVAFVATLTGVASHDIVLKALTALRNLDHRGAAGAEVNSGDGAGILLQVPDEFLRAVTAEAGFDLPSPASYAVGTAFLQGDADDVARSRARIEEIAAEEGLTVLGWREVPTDPSVLGSTALAVMPVFSQLFVAAAGQRLTGMALERRAFCLRKRAESETAVYFPSLSSRTLAYKGMLTTDQLDQVFPDLRDERVASALAVVHSRFSTNTFPSWPLSHPFRFIAHNGEINTVMGNRNWMRAREALLASDVIPGDLDRLFPICTPGASDSASFDEVLELLHMGGRSLPHSVLMMIPEAWENHTEMDAKRRDFYSFHSALMEPWDGPACVVFTDGSQIGAVLDRNGLRPSRYWVTDDGLVVLASEVGVLDLDPATIVRKGRLQPGRMFLVDTDEHRIIEDEEVKAELAAEHPYGEWLHAGLIHLDDIPEREHIVHTHASVTRRQQIFGYSEEELRVLLSPMASTGGEALGSMGTDTPIAALSEKPRLLFDYFSQLFAQVTNPPLDAIREELVTSLNGTIGPESNLLEPTPASCRQVVLPFPVISNDDLAKIRHINHDGDMPGFITHVARGLYEVAGGGEAMAARLAEICAEVSEAIAGGARIIVLSDRHGDADLAPIPSLLLTGAVHHHLVREKSRTEVGLVVEAGDVREVHHVALLVGYGAAAVNPYLAMESVEDLAREGYYVKVEPEKAVANLIKALGKGVLKVMSKMGVSTVASYTGAQIFEAVGLSHEVIEPYFTGTTSKLGGIGLDTIAEEVARRHATAYPRGGVLPTHRELEIGGEYQWRRDGEPHLFNPETVFRLQHATRSQRYDVFKQYTAAVDEQSTQLMTLRGLFRFKGSHVTGRDSIPIEDVEPVSEIVKRFATGAMSYGSISQEAHETLAIAMNRLGGKSNTGEGGEDADRLHDPERRSAIKQVASGRFGVTSEYLTNADDIQIKMAQGAKPGEGGQLPGNKVYPWVAKTRHSTPGVGLISPPPHHDIYSIEDLAQLIHDLKNANPQARVHVKLVSEVGVGTVATGVSKAHADVVLVSGHDGGTGASPLTSLKHAGGPWELGLAETQQTLLLNGLRDRIVVQTDGQLKTGRDVVIAALLGAEEYCFATAPLVVSGCILMRVCHLDTCPVGVATQNPVLRERFSGKADYVVTFFEYVAQEVRELLAELGFRSLEEAVGQVSALDMAEAVNHWKAAGLDLSPILHEVDTSHFPDQARRRTKTQDHGLERSLDVTQLVPLAEAALERGEPVRAQLAIRNVNRTVGTILGHEVTKRYGGEGLPEGTIDLTFTGSAGQSFGAFLPRGITLRLEGDANDYVGKGLSGGRIVLRPDRAATFRSNEQIIAGNTIAYGATSGRIFLRGGVGERFAVRNSGARLVTEGVGDHGCEYMTGGRVAVLGKTGRNFAAGMSGGVAWVLDLKPFRVNTELVELGPVSGEAAHELEALVREHHEETGSSVAEELLADWDTALTRFTEVMPRDYRIVLEAKAKAEADGLDESEVAHKMMEALHG, from the coding sequence GTGCCCTACGAGCACGCGTTCCCGCCCGCCCAGGGGCTCTACGACCCCGCCGCCGAGCACGATGCCTGTGGAGTCGCGTTCGTCGCGACCCTCACCGGTGTCGCCAGCCATGACATCGTCCTGAAGGCCCTGACGGCCCTGCGCAACCTCGACCACCGCGGCGCCGCCGGCGCCGAGGTCAACTCCGGCGACGGGGCGGGGATCCTGCTCCAGGTGCCCGACGAGTTCCTGCGCGCCGTGACCGCCGAGGCCGGTTTCGACCTGCCCTCGCCCGCGTCGTACGCCGTGGGCACCGCGTTCCTGCAGGGCGACGCCGACGACGTCGCCCGGTCCCGCGCGCGGATCGAGGAGATCGCCGCCGAGGAGGGCCTCACGGTCCTGGGCTGGCGCGAGGTCCCCACCGACCCCAGCGTGCTGGGCAGCACCGCCCTCGCCGTGATGCCGGTCTTCAGCCAGCTCTTCGTGGCCGCGGCCGGCCAACGGCTGACCGGCATGGCCCTCGAGCGCCGCGCGTTCTGCCTGCGCAAGCGGGCCGAGAGCGAGACCGCGGTCTACTTCCCGTCGCTGTCCTCGCGCACGCTGGCCTACAAGGGCATGCTCACCACCGACCAGCTCGACCAGGTGTTCCCCGACCTGCGCGACGAGCGCGTCGCCTCGGCGCTCGCGGTCGTCCACTCGCGCTTCTCGACCAACACCTTCCCGAGCTGGCCGCTGTCGCACCCGTTCCGGTTCATCGCCCACAACGGCGAGATCAACACCGTGATGGGCAACCGCAACTGGATGCGGGCCCGCGAGGCGCTGCTGGCCTCCGACGTCATCCCGGGCGACCTCGACCGGCTCTTCCCGATCTGCACGCCCGGGGCCTCCGACTCGGCGTCGTTCGACGAGGTGCTCGAGCTGCTCCACATGGGCGGGCGGTCTCTGCCCCACTCGGTGCTGATGATGATCCCCGAGGCGTGGGAGAACCACACCGAGATGGACGCCAAGCGCCGCGACTTCTACTCGTTCCACTCGGCCCTGATGGAGCCGTGGGACGGCCCCGCGTGCGTCGTCTTCACCGACGGCTCGCAGATCGGTGCGGTCCTCGACCGCAACGGCCTGCGCCCCTCGCGCTACTGGGTCACCGACGACGGCCTCGTCGTGCTGGCCTCCGAGGTCGGCGTGCTCGACCTCGACCCCGCCACGATCGTCCGCAAGGGCAGGCTCCAGCCGGGCCGGATGTTCCTGGTCGACACCGACGAGCACCGCATCATCGAGGACGAGGAGGTCAAGGCCGAGCTCGCCGCCGAGCACCCCTACGGCGAGTGGCTGCACGCCGGTCTCATCCACCTCGACGACATCCCCGAGCGCGAGCACATCGTGCACACCCACGCCTCGGTGACCCGGCGCCAGCAGATCTTCGGCTACTCCGAGGAGGAGCTGCGGGTGCTGCTGAGCCCGATGGCGAGCACCGGCGGCGAGGCGCTCGGCTCGATGGGCACCGACACCCCCATCGCGGCGCTCAGCGAGAAGCCCCGGCTGCTGTTCGACTACTTCTCCCAGCTCTTCGCCCAGGTCACCAACCCACCGCTCGACGCGATCCGCGAGGAGCTCGTCACCTCGCTCAACGGCACCATCGGTCCCGAGTCCAACCTGCTCGAGCCGACGCCGGCGTCGTGTCGCCAGGTCGTGCTGCCGTTCCCGGTCATCTCCAACGACGACCTCGCCAAGATCCGTCACATCAACCACGACGGCGACATGCCCGGCTTCATCACCCACGTCGCCCGCGGCCTCTACGAGGTCGCCGGGGGAGGCGAGGCGATGGCCGCGCGGTTGGCCGAGATCTGCGCCGAGGTCAGCGAGGCCATCGCCGGCGGGGCGCGGATCATCGTGCTCTCCGACCGGCACGGCGACGCCGACCTCGCGCCGATCCCGTCGCTGCTGCTCACCGGTGCGGTCCACCACCACCTGGTCCGCGAGAAGTCGCGCACCGAGGTCGGCCTGGTCGTCGAGGCCGGCGACGTCCGCGAGGTCCACCACGTGGCCCTGCTCGTGGGCTACGGCGCGGCCGCGGTCAACCCCTACCTGGCCATGGAGTCGGTCGAGGACCTCGCCCGCGAGGGCTACTACGTCAAGGTCGAGCCCGAGAAGGCCGTCGCCAACCTGATCAAGGCCCTCGGCAAGGGCGTGCTCAAGGTGATGTCCAAGATGGGCGTCTCCACCGTCGCCTCCTACACCGGCGCCCAGATCTTCGAGGCGGTCGGGCTGTCCCACGAGGTCATCGAGCCCTACTTCACCGGGACGACGTCCAAGCTCGGCGGCATCGGTCTCGACACGATCGCCGAGGAGGTCGCTCGGCGTCACGCCACGGCGTACCCCCGCGGCGGCGTGCTGCCCACCCACCGCGAGCTCGAGATCGGCGGCGAGTACCAGTGGCGCCGCGACGGCGAGCCCCACCTGTTCAACCCCGAGACGGTGTTCCGGCTGCAGCACGCGACGCGCAGCCAGCGCTACGACGTCTTCAAGCAGTACACCGCGGCGGTCGACGAGCAGTCGACCCAGCTGATGACGCTGCGCGGGCTGTTCCGCTTCAAGGGCTCCCACGTCACCGGGCGCGACTCGATCCCGATCGAGGACGTCGAGCCGGTCAGCGAGATCGTCAAGCGGTTCGCGACGGGGGCGATGTCCTACGGGTCGATCTCGCAGGAGGCCCACGAGACGCTGGCCATCGCGATGAACCGGCTGGGCGGCAAGTCCAACACCGGTGAGGGCGGCGAGGACGCCGACCGGCTCCACGACCCAGAGCGCCGCAGCGCGATCAAGCAGGTCGCCTCGGGCCGCTTCGGCGTCACCTCCGAGTACCTCACCAACGCCGACGACATCCAGATCAAGATGGCCCAGGGCGCCAAGCCCGGCGAGGGCGGGCAGCTGCCCGGCAACAAGGTCTACCCCTGGGTGGCCAAGACCCGGCACTCCACGCCCGGCGTCGGGCTGATCAGCCCCCCGCCCCACCACGACATCTACTCCATCGAGGACCTCGCCCAGCTGATCCACGACCTCAAGAACGCCAACCCGCAGGCCCGCGTGCACGTCAAGCTGGTCAGCGAGGTGGGCGTCGGCACCGTCGCCACCGGCGTCTCCAAGGCCCACGCCGACGTCGTTCTCGTCTCGGGCCACGACGGCGGCACCGGCGCCTCGCCGCTCACCTCGCTCAAGCACGCGGGCGGACCCTGGGAGCTCGGCCTGGCCGAGACCCAGCAGACGCTGCTTCTCAACGGGCTGCGCGACCGGATCGTGGTGCAGACCGACGGCCAGCTCAAGACCGGCCGCGACGTGGTCATCGCCGCGCTCCTCGGTGCGGAGGAGTACTGCTTCGCCACCGCACCGCTCGTCGTGTCGGGCTGCATCCTGATGCGGGTCTGCCACCTCGACACCTGTCCCGTCGGGGTCGCCACGCAGAACCCCGTGCTGCGCGAGCGCTTCTCGGGCAAGGCCGACTACGTCGTGACCTTCTTCGAGTACGTCGCCCAGGAGGTCCGCGAGCTCCTCGCCGAGCTCGGGTTCCGCAGCCTCGAGGAGGCCGTCGGTCAGGTCTCGGCCCTCGACATGGCCGAGGCGGTCAATCACTGGAAGGCGGCCGGCCTCGACCTGTCGCCGATCCTGCACGAGGTCGACACCAGCCACTTCCCCGACCAGGCCCGGCGTCGTACCAAGACCCAGGACCACGGGCTCGAGAGGTCGCTCGACGTCACGCAGCTGGTCCCGCTCGCTGAGGCGGCCCTCGAGCGCGGCGAGCCGGTGCGGGCCCAGCTCGCGATCCGCAACGTCAACCGCACCGTCGGCACGATCCTCGGCCACGAGGTCACCAAGCGGTACGGCGGGGAGGGACTCCCCGAGGGCACCATCGACCTCACCTTCACCGGGTCGGCGGGCCAGTCGTTCGGGGCGTTCCTGCCCCGGGGCATCACCCTGCGGCTCGAGGGCGACGCCAACGACTACGTCGGCAAGGGGCTGTCGGGCGGGAGGATCGTGCTGCGCCCCGACCGCGCCGCGACCTTCCGCAGCAACGAGCAGATCATCGCCGGCAACACGATCGCCTACGGCGCGACGTCGGGGCGGATCTTCCTGCGCGGCGGGGTGGGCGAACGTTTCGCGGTCCGCAACTCCGGCGCGCGGCTGGTCACCGAGGGCGTGGGCGACCACGGCTGCGAGTACATGACCGGCGGCCGGGTCGCCGTGCTCGGCAAGACCGGCCGCAACTTCGCCGCCGGCATGTCCGGAGGCGTGGCCTGGGTGCTCGACCTCAAGCCCTTCCGGGTCAACACCGAGCTCGTCGAGCTCGGTCCCGTCTCGGGCGAGGCGGCCCACGAGCTCGAGGCACTGGTCCGCGAGCACCACGAGGAGACCGGGTCGAGCGTGGCTGAGGAGCTGCTCGCCGACTGGGACACCGCCCTGACCCGCTTCACCGAGGTGATGCCCCGCGACTACCGCATCGTGCTCGAGGCCAAGGCGAAGGCCGAGGCGGACGGGCTCGACGAGTCCGAGGTCGCCCACAAGATGATGGAGGCCCTCCATGGCTGA
- the lgt gene encoding prolipoprotein diacylglyceryl transferase has protein sequence MTLTSLSTLTSLTIPSPSQGVWHLGPLPLRGYALCIIAGIIVAIVIGERRWQARGGRPGEVQDLAVWAVPFGVVGARLYHVATDWKKYFGDGGDPVKALFVWQGGLGIWGAVALGSLGVWLWARRKGIRVAPMLDVLAPGVIVAQAIGRWGNWFNQELYGKPTDLPWGLEIDTSKWQCLVDGQQTDGALCGTSNGGPYADGTVFHPTYLYEFFWNLGVFGLLLWAERRFKLGFGRVFALYVMGYTLGRGWIEYLRVDNVQLENVLGLRFNVWTSIVLFVVAFVYFVVTTRRHLGREESVYRDGFGPAADAAAAAEAAGTVTDPEATDTKSDADADEDATRAAGDDADDQAEAGPEPASSDPSR, from the coding sequence GTGACCCTGACGAGCCTGTCGACGCTGACCAGCCTGACGATCCCCAGCCCCTCCCAGGGCGTCTGGCACCTCGGTCCGCTCCCGCTGCGCGGCTACGCGCTGTGCATCATCGCCGGCATCATCGTCGCGATCGTGATCGGTGAGCGCCGCTGGCAGGCCCGCGGCGGACGGCCCGGCGAGGTGCAGGACCTCGCCGTGTGGGCGGTCCCGTTCGGTGTCGTCGGGGCCCGCCTCTACCACGTCGCGACCGACTGGAAGAAGTACTTCGGCGACGGGGGAGACCCCGTCAAGGCCCTCTTCGTCTGGCAGGGCGGGCTCGGCATCTGGGGCGCCGTCGCCCTCGGCTCCCTCGGTGTGTGGCTCTGGGCGCGCCGCAAGGGCATCCGGGTCGCCCCGATGCTCGACGTCCTCGCCCCCGGCGTCATCGTGGCCCAGGCGATCGGCCGGTGGGGCAACTGGTTCAACCAGGAGCTCTACGGCAAGCCCACCGACCTGCCCTGGGGCCTGGAGATCGACACGTCCAAGTGGCAGTGCCTGGTCGACGGTCAGCAGACCGACGGCGCGCTCTGCGGCACGAGCAACGGCGGCCCGTACGCCGACGGCACGGTCTTCCACCCGACCTACCTCTACGAGTTCTTCTGGAACCTCGGCGTCTTCGGGCTGCTGCTGTGGGCCGAGCGGCGCTTCAAGCTCGGCTTCGGTCGGGTGTTCGCCCTCTACGTCATGGGCTACACCCTCGGCCGCGGCTGGATCGAGTACCTCCGCGTCGACAACGTCCAGCTCGAGAACGTGCTCGGACTGCGGTTCAACGTCTGGACCTCGATCGTGCTGTTCGTGGTGGCCTTCGTCTACTTCGTCGTGACCACCCGGCGCCACCTCGGACGCGAGGAGTCGGTCTACCGCGACGGCTTCGGCCCCGCTGCTGACGCGGCCGCCGCCGCCGAGGCCGCCGGGACCGTCACGGACCCCGAGGCGACCGACACCAAGTCCGACGCCGACGCCGACGAGGACGCCACGCGGGCAGCCGGCGACGACGCGGACGACCAGGCCGAGGCGGGTCCCGAGCCCGCGTCCTCCGACCCCTCGCGCTGA